In a single window of the Hippocampus zosterae strain Florida chromosome 6, ASM2543408v3, whole genome shotgun sequence genome:
- the dhx37 gene encoding probable ATP-dependent RNA helicase DHX37 has product MGKLRKKHNWKGRQQSKPEQPINEEKADIVVELDVTRLKGVDESNALVLPASKSKKKKSSVTPVSKKKPLTKKQRKDLKNVLERKQKKAQRADILTRLAEVQVPESELKLLYTTSKLGTGEKLYHTKQSPDEVVDGASGPKISSVSGANRKRKWKEEEEEEDDEGVKDMSDVSTSDDDDHDEEEENSEVNKTPATSECKEPSPACEEIKEAVNQEQQWTQKKPTEESISNDMTTTSSQPAIFIAVDRSPKMQAARLKLPVLAEEQIIMEAVRENHCVIICGETGSGKTTQVPQFLYEAGYASGTGIIGITEPRRVAAVSMSHRVAKEMNLSTRVVSYQIRYEGNVTDETKIKFMTDGVLLKEIQKDFLLQRYSAIIIDEAHERSVYTDILIGLLSRIVPLRNKKGLPMKLLVMSATLRVEDFTDNQKLFKTPPPIVKVDARQFPVTIHFNKRTPLDDYTGEAFHKTCKIHRMLPSGGILVFLTGQAEVHSLCRRLRKAFPFKKGDTTTADGEEDDTSETVKRFKRAKQKKSVSLPRIDLDNYSAQPVDEGDEDREAGIAEDEDEGSDLDIGDDPDDADVKGDPSIPMYVLPLYSLLAPEQQAKVFRAPPPGTRLCVVATNVAETSLTIPGIKYVVDCGRVKKRFYDRVTGVSSFKVTWTSQAAANQRAGRAGRTEPGHCYRLYSSAVFGDFSPFSEAEITRRPVDDLVLQMKDLNIEKVVNFPFPTPPSTEALVAAEQLLVSLGALKEPPRLGSAKEMERARLSCPITPLGRAMASFPVAPRYAKMLALGRQQECLPYVIAVVAAMTVRELFEDLNRPAGSEDESSKLSQRRARMAQMRRLWAGQGTSLLLGDIMVMLGAVGACEFAGCTPKFCEENGLRYKAMVEVRRLRSQLTNAVNSVCPDMGVFVNPKMSPPTAHQVVCLRQITLAGLGDHLARRVQAEELLNPKWKDAYKTPLMDDPVFIHPTSPLFKTLPEFVVYQEIMETTKMYMKGVSAVEAEWVPQLLPQYCHLDPPLESPAPWFCSSTGGIRCHRSSTFFRVAWQLPAVEMEYPDGLERYKLFAQFILDGQVCPKLKAHRSHLLSNPSIMMKSWAKLQPRTEAVLGALMSQRVDCRDALLALWKTDNKFLLSAYCMWLPEAMHQDVAKTWPPV; this is encoded by the exons ATGGGCAAATTGAGAAAGAAGCACAACTGGAAAGGGAGGCAACAGAGCAAACCTGAACAACCAATAAACGAAGAAAAGGCTGATATTGTAGTTGAACTAG ATGTGACAAGACTTAAGGGTGTCGATGAGAGCAACGCCTTGGTCCTCCCGGCCAgcaaatcaaaaaagaaaaagtcctcAGTGACTCCCGTTTCCAAAAAGAAACCTCTCACCAAGAAGCAGAGGAAGGACCTGAAAAACGTGCTGGAGAGAAAGCAGAAGAAAGCTCAG AGAGCTGACATCCTGACACGACTGGCTGAGGTGCAGGTTCCAGAGTCTGAACTGAAGCTCCTCTACACCACATCCAAATTGGGCACAGGGGAAAAGCTTTACCACACGAAACA GTCACCTGATGAAGTTGTAGATGGAGCTTCTGGACCAAAGATCAGCAGCGTCAGTGGGGCCAACAGGAAGAGAAaatggaaagaagaagaagaggaggaggacgatgagGGAGTAAAAGATATGAGTGACGTATCAACTAGTGATGATGACGATcatgatgaggaggaagaaaacaGTGAAGTGAACAAAACTCCGGCGACGAGTGAATGTAAAGAACCAAGTCCTGCCTGTGAGGAGATAAAAGAGGCGGTGAATCAGGAACAGCAGTGGACACAGAAAAAACCGACTGAGGAGTCAATTTCCAACGACATGACGACGACGTCGTCACAGCCGGCGATCTTCATCGCGGTTGATAGATCACCAAAAATGCAG GCTGCTCGTTTGAAGCTACCAGTGTTGGCAGAGGAGCAGATCATCATGGAGGCCGTGAGGGAAAACCACTGCGTCATCATCTGTGGAGAGACAGGAAGTGGGAAAACAACACAAGTGCCTCAGTTTCTCTATGAAGCCGGCTACGCTAG TGGCACTGGCATCATTGGCATCACCGAGCCGAGAAGAGTCGCAGCTGTCAGCATGTCGCACAGAGTCGCCAAAGAGATGAACCTCTCCACACG CGTGGTGTCCTATCAGATTCGATACGAGGGCAATGTGACGGATGAGACCAAGATCAAGTTCATGACGGACGGCGTTCTGCTGAAAGAGATCCAGAAG GACTTCCTGCTACAACGTTACAGCGCGATCATCATCGACGAGGCCCACGAGCGAAGCGTGTACACGGACATTCTCATAGGACTGCTTTCTCGCATAGTTCCCCTCAGAAACAAG AAAGGTTTGCCTATGAAGCTGTTGGTCATGTCCGCTACTCTGCGCGTGGAGGATTTCACCGACAACCAGAAGCTGTTCAAGACGCCGCCACCCATCGTCAAAGTGGACGCCCGCCAGTTTCCTGTCACCATACATTTTAACAAACGTACCCCGCTGGATGATTACACGGGGGAGGCGTTTCATAAGACCTGCAAGATCCACCGCATGTTGCCTTCAG GGGGCATTCTGGTGTTTCTCACCGGCCAGGCGGAGGTTCACAGCCTTTGTAGACGACTGCGAAAAGCTTTCCCCTTCAAGAAGGGCGACACAACCACCG CTGATGGTGAGGAGGACGACACCTCAGAAACAGTAAAGAGGTTCAAAAGGGCCAAACAGAAGAAGAGCGTT TCACTGCCCCGTATCGACCTGGACAATTACTCCGCCCAGCCTGTGGACGAAGGGGACGAGGACAGAGAGGCTGGGATAGCCGAGGACGAGGACGAAGGCTCGGACTTGGACATTGGAGATGACCCTGACGACGCAG ATGTGAAGGGTGACCCGTCCATCCCCATGTATGTCCTCCCGCTTTACTCTCTGCTGGCTCCAGAGCAACAGGCCAAG gtGTTCAGGGCCCCTCCCCCTGGTACTCGTCTGTGCGTGGTGGCCACCAATGTGGCCGAAACCTCGCTGACCATCCCTGGCATCAAATACGTGGTCGACTGCGGCCGTGTGAAGAAGCGCTTCTATGACCGCGTGACGGGCGTGTCATCCTTCAAGGTCACATGGACCTCGCAGgcggcagccaatcagagggcgGGCAGAGCGGGACGAACGGAGCCAGGACATTGTTACAG GTTGTACTCATCGGCAGTCTTTGGTGACTTCAGTCCGTTCTCAGAAGCAGAGATCACTCGCAGGCCGGTGGACGACCTGGTCCTGCAGATGAAGGACCTCAACATCGAGAAG GTGGTCAATTTCCCCTTCCCTACTCCTCCTTCAACTGAGGCTCTTGTAGCAGCAGAACAGTTGTTGGTCTCCTTAGGAGCTCTGAAAGAGCCACCTCGCCTTGGAAG CGCGAAAGAGATGGAGCGAGCAAGGTTGAGCTGCCCCATAACCCCGCTGGGCAGAGCAATGGCCTCCTTCCCCGTAGCACCGCGCTATGCCAAAATGCTGGCGCTGGGCCGGCAGCAGGAGTGCTTACCCTACGTCATCGCCGTGGTCGCCGCCATGACAGTCCGGGAGCTTTTTGAAGACCTCAACAG ACCTGCAGGTAGCGAAGACGAGAGCTCCAAGCTATCGCAGCGTCGTGCTCGGATGGCCCAAATGAGGAGGCTGTGGGCGGGGCAAGGGACGTCACTCTTGCTCGGGGACATCATGGTCATGCTGg GTGCTGTCGGTGCGTGTGAGTTCGCCGGCTGCACTCCTAAATTTTGCGAGGAGAACGGCCTGAGGTACAAAGCTATGGTGGAGGTTCGCCGACTCAGGAGTCAACTCACGAATGCAG TGAACAGCGTGTGCCCTGATATGGGAGTGTtcgtcaaccccaaaatgtctcCCCCTACGGCGCACCAGGTGGTCTGCTTGCGACAGATCACTCTGGCAGGCCTCGGTGACCATCTGGCGAGGAGAGTCCAGGCGGAGGAATTGTTAAACCCGAAATGGAAGGACGCTTACAAG ACGCCACTCATGGATGACCCGGTGTTCATTCACCCGACCTCACCGCTGTTCAAAACGCTGCCCGAGTTTGTCGTCTACCAGGAAATAATGGAGACCACCAAGATGTACATGAAAG GTGTGTCTGCCGTCGAAGCCGAGTGGGTGCCTCAGCTGCTGCCTCAGTACTGCCATCTTGACCCTCCTCTGGAGTCACCGGCGCCGTGGTTTTGTTCCTCCACAGGCGGCATCAGGTGTCATCGCTCAAGCACCTTCT TCCGAGTGGCGTGGCAGCTTCCCGCGGTGGAGATGGAGTATCCCGATGGTCTGGAGAGATACAAACTGTTTGCTCAGTTTATTCTAGATGGGCAG GTGTGTCCGAAACTGAAGGCCCACAGGAGCCATCTGCTGTCAAACCCCTCCATCATGATGAAATCATGGGCTAA GctgcaacccaggacagaagcTGTGCTGGGAGCTCTGATGTCGCAGAGAGTCGACTGCAGAGACGCTCTCCTCGCCCTGTGGAAGACTGACAATAAAT TTTTGCTGTCTGCATATTGCATGTGGCTACCTGAGGCCATGCATCAGGACGTTGCCAAAACTTGGCCACCAGTATAA
- the gp1bb gene encoding platelet glycoprotein Ib beta chain isoform X2: MKELQLLCLLIFGGQSSLACPHPCSCHGSLVDCSSRFLNSSNLPSIFPEGTTELRLHNNRLTTLPNGLLDNLASLRRVSLYRNPWTCDCGVLYLRAWLRHRPGGSYSSQFHVNCSSPPHLRGRLVEYLTEEEVLDSCHYWYCDLALTSQALLFVFVLVQAALLVAVIVFLRRFEKLSREARRTKEESLTAGERETVYLPLTDRSS, encoded by the coding sequence ATGAAGGAACTCCAACTTCTGTGTCTTCTCATCTTTGGAGGTCAAAGTTCTTTGGCATGCCCGCATCCCTGCAGCTGTCATGGGAGCCTGGTGGACTGCAGCAGCAGGTTTCTCAACTCCTCCAACCTGCCCAGCATCTTCCCTGAGGGCACCACCGAGCTACGCCTTCACAATAACCGGCTGACCACTCTCCCGAACGGGCTTCTGGACAATCTCGCATCCCTTCGCCGGGTATCCTTGTACAGAAACCCGTGGACATGTGACTGCGGCGTCCTGTACCTGCGAGCCTGGCTGAGACATCGTCCCGGCGGAAGTTACTCTTCTCAATTTCACGTTAACTGTAGCTCCCCTCCCCACCTCAGAGGGAGATTGGTGGAGTATCTGACtgaggaggaggtgctggaCTCCTGCCATTACTGGTACTGTGACCTGGCCTTGACTTCGCAGGCGctcctgtttgtgtttgtgctggTGCAGGCCGCACTGCTGGTCGCCGTCATCGTCTTCCTGAGGAGGTTTGAGAAGCTCTCCAGGGAGGCCAGGAGAACCAAGGAGGAGAGCCTCACAGctggagagagagaaactgTGTATTTGCCTCTAACTGACAGGAGCAGTTGA
- the gp1bb gene encoding platelet glycoprotein Ib beta chain isoform X1, with protein sequence MSFPRMKELQLLCLLIFGGQSSLACPHPCSCHGSLVDCSSRFLNSSNLPSIFPEGTTELRLHNNRLTTLPNGLLDNLASLRRVSLYRNPWTCDCGVLYLRAWLRHRPGGSYSSQFHVNCSSPPHLRGRLVEYLTEEEVLDSCHYWYCDLALTSQALLFVFVLVQAALLVAVIVFLRRFEKLSREARRTKEESLTAGERETVYLPLTDRSS encoded by the exons ATG TCATTCCCGAGGATGAAGGAACTCCAACTTCTGTGTCTTCTCATCTTTGGAGGTCAAAGTTCTTTGGCATGCCCGCATCCCTGCAGCTGTCATGGGAGCCTGGTGGACTGCAGCAGCAGGTTTCTCAACTCCTCCAACCTGCCCAGCATCTTCCCTGAGGGCACCACCGAGCTACGCCTTCACAATAACCGGCTGACCACTCTCCCGAACGGGCTTCTGGACAATCTCGCATCCCTTCGCCGGGTATCCTTGTACAGAAACCCGTGGACATGTGACTGCGGCGTCCTGTACCTGCGAGCCTGGCTGAGACATCGTCCCGGCGGAAGTTACTCTTCTCAATTTCACGTTAACTGTAGCTCCCCTCCCCACCTCAGAGGGAGATTGGTGGAGTATCTGACtgaggaggaggtgctggaCTCCTGCCATTACTGGTACTGTGACCTGGCCTTGACTTCGCAGGCGctcctgtttgtgtttgtgctggTGCAGGCCGCACTGCTGGTCGCCGTCATCGTCTTCCTGAGGAGGTTTGAGAAGCTCTCCAGGGAGGCCAGGAGAACCAAGGAGGAGAGCCTCACAGctggagagagagaaactgTGTATTTGCCTCTAACTGACAGGAGCAGTTGA
- the septin5a gene encoding septin 5a isoform X4, whose product MTASIRYKSRIPVKTGEPYFEKQYVGFATLPNQVHRKSVKKGFDFTLMVAGESGMGKSTLVNSLFLTDLYKDRKLLNAEERINQTVEIIKHTVDIEEKGVKLKLTIVDTPGFGDAVNNNECWKPITDYIDQQFEQYFRDESGLNRKNIQDNRVHCCLYFIPPFGHGLRPVDVEFMKALHEKVNIIPLIAKADCLTPTEIKKLKDRIREEIDKFGIKVYQFPECDSDEDEEFKQLDKELKECTPFAVIGSNTVVEARGQRVRGRLYPWGIVEVENQSHCDFVKLRNMLIRSHMHDLKDVTCDVHYENYRAQCIQEMTSKLAQDNRMESPIPILPLSTPDVDTEKLIKLKDEELKRMQEMLTKMQQQMHDKD is encoded by the exons GAGAAGCAGTATGTGGGCTTCGCCACTCTGCCCAACCAAGTCCACAGGAAGTCGGTGAAGAAAGGCTTCGATTTCACTCTTATGGTGGCAG GTGAATCTGGAATGGGCAAGTCCACTCTGGTCAACAGCTTGTTCCTCACCGACCTCTACAAGGACAGGAAGCTGCTGAACGCTGAAG AGCGCATCAACCAGACGGTGGAGATCATCAAACACACCGTGGACATCGAAGAGAAAGGAGTCAAGCTCAAGCTCACCATCGTCGACACGCCGGGTTTCGGGGATGCCGTTAACAACAATGAGTG ctGGAAGCCCATCACAGACTACATCGACCAGCAGTTCGAGCAGTACTTCCGAGACGAGAGCGGCCTCAATAGGAAGAACATCCAGGACAACAGGGTCCACTGCTGCCTTTACTTCATCCCTCCATTCGGTCACGG GTTGCGACCAGTGGATGTGGAATTTATGAAAGCTCTCCACGAAAAGGTGAACATCATCCCACTCATCGCCAAAGCTGACTGCCTCACTCCCACCGAGATCAAGAAGCTGAAGGATCGA atACGAGAAGAAATCGACAAGTTTGGCATCAAAGTCTATCAGTTCCCCGAATGCGATtcagatgaggatgaggagttCAAGCAACTCGATAAAGAGTTGAAG GAGTGCACCCCATTCGCGGTGATTGGCAGTAACACGGTGGTGGAAGCTCGAGGACAGCGAGTGCGAGGGCGACTCTACCCCTGGGGAATTGTTGAAG TGGAAAACCAATCCCACTGCGACTTTGTGAAGTTGAGGAACATGCTGATCCGCTCGCACATGCACGACCTCAAAGATGTCACCTGCGACGTCCACTATGAGAACTACAGAGCGCAGTGCATACAGGAGATGACGAG TAAACTGGCACAGGACAACCGTATGGAAAGTCCCATCCCGATCCTGCCGCTGTCCACTCCCGATGTGGACACAGAAAAGCTGATTAAACTGAAAGATGAGGAG CTGAAGAGGATGCAGGAGATGCTGACCAAAATGCAGCAGCAGATGCACGACAAAGACTAG
- the septin5a gene encoding septin 5a isoform X3 gives MTASIRYKSRIPVKTEETAEEKQYVGFATLPNQVHRKSVKKGFDFTLMVAGESGMGKSTLVNSLFLTDLYKDRKLLNAEERINQTVEIIKHTVDIEEKGVKLKLTIVDTPGFGDAVNNNECWKPITDYIDQQFEQYFRDESGLNRKNIQDNRVHCCLYFIPPFGHGLRPVDVEFMKALHEKVNIIPLIAKADCLTPTEIKKLKDRIREEIDKFGIKVYQFPECDSDEDEEFKQLDKELKECTPFAVIGSNTVVEARGQRVRGRLYPWGIVEVENQSHCDFVKLRNMLIRSHMHDLKDVTCDVHYENYRAQCIQEMTSKLAQDNRMESPIPILPLSTPDVDTEKLIKLKDEELKRMQEMLTKMQQQMHDKD, from the exons GAGAAGCAGTATGTGGGCTTCGCCACTCTGCCCAACCAAGTCCACAGGAAGTCGGTGAAGAAAGGCTTCGATTTCACTCTTATGGTGGCAG GTGAATCTGGAATGGGCAAGTCCACTCTGGTCAACAGCTTGTTCCTCACCGACCTCTACAAGGACAGGAAGCTGCTGAACGCTGAAG AGCGCATCAACCAGACGGTGGAGATCATCAAACACACCGTGGACATCGAAGAGAAAGGAGTCAAGCTCAAGCTCACCATCGTCGACACGCCGGGTTTCGGGGATGCCGTTAACAACAATGAGTG ctGGAAGCCCATCACAGACTACATCGACCAGCAGTTCGAGCAGTACTTCCGAGACGAGAGCGGCCTCAATAGGAAGAACATCCAGGACAACAGGGTCCACTGCTGCCTTTACTTCATCCCTCCATTCGGTCACGG GTTGCGACCAGTGGATGTGGAATTTATGAAAGCTCTCCACGAAAAGGTGAACATCATCCCACTCATCGCCAAAGCTGACTGCCTCACTCCCACCGAGATCAAGAAGCTGAAGGATCGA atACGAGAAGAAATCGACAAGTTTGGCATCAAAGTCTATCAGTTCCCCGAATGCGATtcagatgaggatgaggagttCAAGCAACTCGATAAAGAGTTGAAG GAGTGCACCCCATTCGCGGTGATTGGCAGTAACACGGTGGTGGAAGCTCGAGGACAGCGAGTGCGAGGGCGACTCTACCCCTGGGGAATTGTTGAAG TGGAAAACCAATCCCACTGCGACTTTGTGAAGTTGAGGAACATGCTGATCCGCTCGCACATGCACGACCTCAAAGATGTCACCTGCGACGTCCACTATGAGAACTACAGAGCGCAGTGCATACAGGAGATGACGAG TAAACTGGCACAGGACAACCGTATGGAAAGTCCCATCCCGATCCTGCCGCTGTCCACTCCCGATGTGGACACAGAAAAGCTGATTAAACTGAAAGATGAGGAG CTGAAGAGGATGCAGGAGATGCTGACCAAAATGCAGCAGCAGATGCACGACAAAGACTAG
- the septin5a gene encoding septin 5a isoform X2: protein MDAIMLQEKLVEKLLCPRVRTARQKEKQYVGFATLPNQVHRKSVKKGFDFTLMVAGESGMGKSTLVNSLFLTDLYKDRKLLNAEERINQTVEIIKHTVDIEEKGVKLKLTIVDTPGFGDAVNNNECWKPITDYIDQQFEQYFRDESGLNRKNIQDNRVHCCLYFIPPFGHGLRPVDVEFMKALHEKVNIIPLIAKADCLTPTEIKKLKDRIREEIDKFGIKVYQFPECDSDEDEEFKQLDKELKECTPFAVIGSNTVVEARGQRVRGRLYPWGIVEVENQSHCDFVKLRNMLIRSHMHDLKDVTCDVHYENYRAQCIQEMTSKLAQDNRMESPIPILPLSTPDVDTEKLIKLKDEELKRMQEMLTKMQQQMHDKD, encoded by the exons ATGGATGCCATCATGCTGCAGGAGAAACTAGTGGAAAAACTCCTGTGCCCACGCGTGAGAACGGCCAGACAGAAG GAGAAGCAGTATGTGGGCTTCGCCACTCTGCCCAACCAAGTCCACAGGAAGTCGGTGAAGAAAGGCTTCGATTTCACTCTTATGGTGGCAG GTGAATCTGGAATGGGCAAGTCCACTCTGGTCAACAGCTTGTTCCTCACCGACCTCTACAAGGACAGGAAGCTGCTGAACGCTGAAG AGCGCATCAACCAGACGGTGGAGATCATCAAACACACCGTGGACATCGAAGAGAAAGGAGTCAAGCTCAAGCTCACCATCGTCGACACGCCGGGTTTCGGGGATGCCGTTAACAACAATGAGTG ctGGAAGCCCATCACAGACTACATCGACCAGCAGTTCGAGCAGTACTTCCGAGACGAGAGCGGCCTCAATAGGAAGAACATCCAGGACAACAGGGTCCACTGCTGCCTTTACTTCATCCCTCCATTCGGTCACGG GTTGCGACCAGTGGATGTGGAATTTATGAAAGCTCTCCACGAAAAGGTGAACATCATCCCACTCATCGCCAAAGCTGACTGCCTCACTCCCACCGAGATCAAGAAGCTGAAGGATCGA atACGAGAAGAAATCGACAAGTTTGGCATCAAAGTCTATCAGTTCCCCGAATGCGATtcagatgaggatgaggagttCAAGCAACTCGATAAAGAGTTGAAG GAGTGCACCCCATTCGCGGTGATTGGCAGTAACACGGTGGTGGAAGCTCGAGGACAGCGAGTGCGAGGGCGACTCTACCCCTGGGGAATTGTTGAAG TGGAAAACCAATCCCACTGCGACTTTGTGAAGTTGAGGAACATGCTGATCCGCTCGCACATGCACGACCTCAAAGATGTCACCTGCGACGTCCACTATGAGAACTACAGAGCGCAGTGCATACAGGAGATGACGAG TAAACTGGCACAGGACAACCGTATGGAAAGTCCCATCCCGATCCTGCCGCTGTCCACTCCCGATGTGGACACAGAAAAGCTGATTAAACTGAAAGATGAGGAG CTGAAGAGGATGCAGGAGATGCTGACCAAAATGCAGCAGCAGATGCACGACAAAGACTAG